The Neodiprion lecontei isolate iyNeoLeco1 chromosome 6, iyNeoLeco1.1, whole genome shotgun sequence sequence CCGGGTATCGGGGCGTTTGGTGATGTGGGTCATTCGATCTCCGATATGACAAAGAAGAACGAATCTACGGAGAAAAAGACGATACTGTAAGATATTTGGTAATTCTTCAGCTAAAATCGGAACGATTCGTAAATTGTCAACCTTTCATTATTCAGGTCAATCTTGGGAAACTTCTTCGAAGTGTCGCTGCTGCACGACCATTCCTTTGTTAATATATGTACGGGAATGAGCTTCATTTTTGTGAGTGACCTGACGTTCGGTGCATTTGTTCCAATAATAATGGCCAACGGTGGATACAACAAGCAGGAGACTGCTCTGGCCCTTACTGCAGGCGCCATTGCTGAGTTGGTATCCAGAGTTGCTCTCGTCGTCTTCGCCATGTTCTTCAAGGTGAAAGCCAGGAATTTAGTCCTTGGGGCGACCTATGCTCTGCTCTGTGGTCGATTAGGTGAGCTTTCAATTACCATTTACATTTTCGGCTCACCCTTCACATCGGTCCACCGTTCACAGCGTTTTTATACTGCACCTCTCTGATTGACATCGTCGTCGTGATGTCATTCTCTGGACTAGCGCGTTCCTGGTTTCTAGTACCTCAGCCACTGGTTCTCGCCGAACATTTCTGCATCGAAAAATTCTCCGCAGCCTACGGGCTCTTCTCAGTCATCAATGGATGTcttacgatttttatttccccAGCGACAGGTGAGTGTCACGCATCCGAAGCATCATCGAATGGCATATGTCGAGCTACGTAACACAATGTGTCGAACTTTTTTGTACACAGGATTCGTGAAAGATTGGACCGGCAGCTATGTTATTGCACAGTACATGCTTATAGGGGTAATGTTACTCTGCATCATACCTTGGACTATCGAACTTTTGGCTCACAAATATGTTCTCAAACAACAAAAAGCTGGAATAGCGACCGGGAATTGACCCTTGTTACTTTTAGCTTAACTACCATGTCCATGCGAACTTGGCGCAAATACTGTTTTACTTATGTTAAgttatttttatgtatttatgaTTAATAATTAGTATTATTTCTTGATTGAGGTGCAGTTGTAATTTCTCTCTCAATGCCCATTTCCGgttttcgcaaaaattaacCATAAAGATCTCGCTACCGAAAGCTAATTCTTGATCGACTTCGCCAATCTTGACGTCTTGACTCCTTCGTTTTTTTCGCGTGAATGTCACTTCAGGatggtgaattttcaaaatgtgacAGACCGGAGGTGACTTACATTCTTGTAAACTGGTGGATCTTGGACTTTGACTATAGTCTTGGGAGAAACTTGGAACGGAGCTTTGGCTCAATTTACAAGTGTCGCGGAACGGGGCACTCTACACCCAAGCAATTCATGGGGGACGCAGCCAacggaaagaaattattcacgaAACTCTGCGCCACTTGTCACACGATGGATAAAGGTGGAAAGCACAAGATTGGACCTAACCTTAACGGCATCTTAGGCCGGTCAAGTGGCAGTGAGTCTTACCAGGCGAGGTCATTTCGCTTCCTTATATTCAACGTGATTTAAAAGTTCCGGTAATATGCGGTCAGCGTGATTTAGGTTTTGATTGATGTAGGGGAGAATATTAAAGTCGGTAGAACCGGCTGTGACCGTTATGCCCGATTAGTGCCTGCTTTAGCCGTTTTTTAACGAGTGCCAATACATAGGTGCAGCTGGCTTCGCATACAGCGAAGCGATGAAGTCGAAAATGGTTACTTGGAACGACAACAATATGGACGAGTATCTAAAAGCGCCAAAGAAATTCATACCTGGTACCAAAATGGTATTTCCCGGAATTAAAAAGGCCGAGGATCGACGAGACGTTATCGCCTTTCTGAACAGTCAGAAGTAATCAGGACGCTGAAACAGCATCTTCGttaaattgtaaatttggAACTACGTTTTGTCAAACTGATAATCGTACGTGATTTCTGGcaaagaattaattttattcattatcaTGAACTCGAGACCCCGGACTCGTTTCAAACAAACACAAATTGTTCTCGGTAATCTTAGTCCGAAATCTGTGTGATGTAGCACAAATGAGTCTTGGGTAATTAACAATGTTATTCTCTGTTGATGTAAATTGAGCCTCTTCTTTCCCGCGATTTATTTACCTACGTACAGTCAACCTAAAGTCAAAACTCCGTGATCTCGTCGATGTTACGTATGTACTACACGCCTGTTTTCAAGCTTCTTCATTCGTTCAGGTCCGATATTGAATGCGGCTTTTGCTCATGGTTAGAAAAATAAACGCATCACGTTACAGGCATTTCTACAGTTCTTTAACTTTTTACGTTCATAAAAAATACTCAACCATGCATACACTTAGTATACATCGTATATCTTGACCTGCTAGTGGTTGCCGCTTCCGTTTAACCTTTTAATTACGTATGCAAATCGAACTT is a genomic window containing:
- the LOC107222407 gene encoding cytochrome c-1-like, giving the protein MGDAANGKKLFTKLCATCHTMDKGGKHKIGPNLNGILGRSSGSAAGFAYSEAMKSKMVTWNDNNMDEYLKAPKKFIPGTKMVFPGIKKAEDRRDVIAFLNSQK